In one window of Mobiluncus massiliensis DNA:
- a CDS encoding citrate synthase: MGENNGEYFIQSDQKRLETPFHQATQGNSGLEINKLLSSTGNVTLDYGFGNTANCESKITYIDGANGVLRYRGYPIEELARESSFVEVAYLLIYGDLPDAKSLETFTHKIKRNRLLPEDFKAFFTAFPSNGHPMSILQAGVAGLATYYEDTLNPLEPEQLEEATIQLLAKLSVMVATIAKRAAGLPQLYPDASRELTEDFIRMCFGLPYQSFDIDPAMVRALDRLFILHADHEQNCSTSTVRFVGSSHANLYTSVASGVGALAGPLHGGANEAVLRMLMQLRDTDMSIKTFVERVKNKEDGIKLMGFGHRVYKAYDPRAALVKESAHEVLSRLGKADKLLDLALELEGIALSDDYFVSRNLYPNVDFYTGLIYRAMGFPMKMFTPLFAVGRLPGWIAQYREMVADPATKIARPRQVYIGHTERHYENLRSRSAR; encoded by the coding sequence ATGGGTGAGAATAACGGAGAGTACTTTATCCAATCTGACCAGAAACGATTGGAAACACCTTTTCACCAGGCCACGCAAGGCAACAGCGGTCTTGAAATCAACAAACTGTTGAGCAGTACTGGCAACGTCACTTTGGACTACGGTTTTGGCAATACCGCCAACTGCGAATCCAAGATTACTTACATCGACGGTGCTAACGGGGTGCTGCGCTACCGTGGCTACCCGATTGAGGAACTGGCTCGGGAATCCAGCTTCGTAGAGGTCGCCTACCTCTTGATTTATGGCGACCTGCCCGACGCGAAGTCCCTCGAAACCTTCACCCACAAAATCAAGCGCAACCGACTGTTGCCCGAGGACTTTAAGGCGTTCTTTACGGCCTTCCCCTCGAATGGTCACCCCATGTCTATCCTCCAGGCGGGGGTTGCCGGTCTGGCGACCTACTACGAGGACACTTTGAACCCCCTCGAACCTGAACAGCTTGAAGAAGCCACGATTCAACTGTTGGCCAAGCTCTCCGTCATGGTTGCGACCATCGCGAAGCGCGCTGCCGGACTACCTCAACTGTACCCGGACGCCTCCCGCGAGCTGACCGAAGACTTTATTCGGATGTGTTTCGGATTGCCCTATCAGTCCTTTGATATTGATCCGGCGATGGTTCGCGCTTTGGATCGTTTGTTTATCCTGCACGCCGACCACGAGCAGAACTGCTCGACCTCGACGGTGCGTTTCGTGGGCTCTTCTCACGCGAACCTCTACACTTCGGTGGCTTCCGGGGTGGGCGCGTTGGCTGGTCCGCTGCACGGTGGGGCTAACGAGGCCGTGCTGCGGATGTTAATGCAGCTGCGAGACACGGATATGTCGATTAAGACCTTCGTGGAAAGGGTTAAGAATAAAGAGGACGGCATCAAGCTGATGGGCTTCGGTCACCGCGTATACAAGGCTTACGACCCGCGCGCCGCCCTGGTGAAAGAATCCGCCCACGAAGTCTTGAGTCGTTTGGGTAAAGCCGACAAGTTGCTGGATTTGGCGCTGGAGTTGGAAGGCATCGCGTTGAGTGATGATTACTTTGTGTCGCGTAACCTGTACCCGAACGTGGACTTTTACACTGGCTTGATTTACCGCGCGATGGGCTTCCCAATGAAGATGTTTACCCCGCTGTTTGCGGTGGGTCGTCTGCCGGGCTGGATCGCCCAGTACCGCGAGATGGTTGCCGATCCGGCGACCAAGATTGCTCGTCCGCGTCAGGTTTACATCGGCCACACCGAGCGTCACTACGAGAACCTGCGTTCTCGGTCTGCCAGGTAA
- the fdxA gene encoding ferredoxin: protein MTYVIAQPCVDVKDKACVDECPVDCIYEGERTLYINPLECVDCGACEPVCPPQAIYYEDDLPAPWTDFLRANRDFFADFDNPTPGGASVVGKVDKDDPMVAALPPQG from the coding sequence ATGACTTACGTTATAGCTCAACCCTGCGTGGACGTGAAAGACAAGGCTTGTGTCGACGAATGCCCGGTCGACTGCATTTATGAGGGCGAACGCACTCTGTACATCAACCCGCTGGAATGCGTGGATTGCGGAGCTTGTGAGCCGGTGTGCCCGCCGCAGGCAATCTATTACGAGGACGACTTGCCCGCGCCGTGGACGGATTTCTTGCGGGCCAATCGAGACTTTTTTGCTGATTTTGATAACCCGACCCCCGGTGGGGCCTCCGTAGTGGGCAAGGTCGACAAGGACGACCCGATGGTGGCCGCGCTGCCTCCCCAGGGTTGA
- a CDS encoding DapH/DapD/GlmU-related protein → MVKKVWGVGLTAETESGKSLDTWYPYIFEGDVDEAKAKELTAKLAHLEGKDDARLIINKAITVSADLEDDVQSAPDGYLRLHALSWRMVKPNTLSLEGLFDKLNLVAWTSRGACDYDNFEETRLRLMTKYGIGANIRCVDRIPRMTTYVTPSGVRIAHSENVRLGAYLHPGTEIGYTGFVNYNAGTLGAARIEGRLSQGVTVGEGTTLAGGASTAGTLAVGPHKRVSLGNNCHMGANSGLAVPLGDDCVIEGGLYLNSDTKVYYMPSGGVMPGDTGFFIEPKTMLAEELAGVSHAVFRRNSQTGRVEAVSRGGTAIEFSD, encoded by the coding sequence ATGGTTAAGAAAGTCTGGGGTGTCGGCCTGACGGCCGAAACTGAGAGCGGAAAGTCGCTGGACACCTGGTACCCTTACATTTTTGAGGGCGACGTGGACGAGGCGAAAGCGAAAGAGCTGACCGCGAAACTAGCGCACCTGGAGGGCAAGGACGATGCCCGCCTGATTATTAACAAGGCCATCACCGTGAGTGCCGATTTGGAGGACGACGTCCAGAGCGCTCCTGATGGGTACTTGCGGTTGCACGCCCTGTCGTGGCGAATGGTGAAACCCAACACGTTGAGTCTGGAAGGCTTGTTCGACAAGCTGAACCTAGTGGCGTGGACCAGCCGGGGGGCTTGCGATTATGACAACTTTGAGGAAACCCGTCTGCGCCTGATGACCAAGTACGGCATCGGCGCCAATATCCGTTGCGTGGATCGGATTCCCCGCATGACCACTTACGTGACTCCGAGCGGGGTACGCATTGCCCATTCTGAGAACGTTCGCTTGGGTGCTTACCTGCATCCCGGCACCGAAATTGGCTACACCGGGTTCGTGAACTACAACGCGGGAACCTTGGGGGCTGCCCGGATTGAGGGGCGTTTGTCACAAGGCGTGACCGTGGGGGAAGGCACGACTCTGGCAGGTGGCGCCTCCACTGCGGGTACTTTGGCGGTAGGGCCGCACAAGCGCGTGTCTTTGGGGAACAATTGCCATATGGGGGCGAACTCCGGCTTGGCGGTTCCACTGGGAGACGACTGTGTCATCGAAGGCGGATTGTATTTGAACAGTGACACGAAGGTTTACTACATGCCTTCCGGCGGGGTTATGCCTGGTGACACCGGGTTCTTTATCGAGCCAAAGACGATGTTGGCTGAGGAACTGGCAGGGGTTTCCCACGCCGTGTTCCGCCGCAACTCGCAGACGGGCCGTGTCGAGGCCGTGTCCCGCGGCGGCACAGCTATCGAGTTTTCAGACTGA
- a CDS encoding cell wall-binding repeat-containing protein, with amino-acid sequence MTRKRFVVTVCALAMAGASTITCAAANAEGFNQLAGTNRYETSVAISRHAYPSSAENVYLARGDVLADALSAGSLPGGPIVLVNPHGNNGAATQYVAGLKVSGKVIALGGPGVVSDAALTQVAGEKPTARIFGANRYETSAKIAAAAFPSGAKVAYIANGAGDGSPDAVAGGVLTDGPVILVNPSGNNAFAANAIKALGAQKVTALGGPGAVSAEVLAEVAQGADTARLQGENRYATSLAIANYAFPGHKGNFYVARGDVLADSVSGGALQDGPIILSSTMPNPGVNIAAGYVQNNSASPIFLGGSIWNPQVMQMIASGTGYTQPAQPAQPAQPEQPQQPKNPGNAAGSAEQAAAQEEADIHAGINARRAQDGIAPLTRDPAMDALARAWSQHMAQTGEFEHSNNAPNGIRSILGSKCMAVGENIDWHMGFFPAGQGGSKHVTNWIHSPGHFANLMNAGFTTTGIGVWFDGPNSSYATQMFCR; translated from the coding sequence ATGACCCGAAAACGTTTCGTTGTCACGGTATGTGCCCTCGCTATGGCGGGAGCATCTACCATCACCTGCGCCGCTGCTAATGCTGAGGGCTTCAACCAGCTCGCGGGCACTAATCGTTACGAAACCTCCGTAGCGATTTCTCGCCACGCCTACCCCAGCTCAGCTGAAAATGTTTACCTGGCACGCGGCGATGTTTTAGCCGATGCTCTCTCGGCGGGATCCCTGCCGGGCGGCCCGATTGTTCTGGTCAATCCCCACGGCAACAACGGTGCTGCCACCCAGTATGTAGCCGGCTTGAAAGTCAGCGGCAAAGTCATTGCTTTGGGCGGGCCGGGCGTAGTTTCCGATGCAGCCTTGACCCAAGTGGCTGGGGAGAAACCTACCGCCCGGATTTTCGGGGCTAACCGCTATGAAACTTCAGCGAAGATTGCCGCGGCCGCTTTCCCGAGCGGTGCCAAAGTGGCTTATATCGCCAATGGTGCCGGGGATGGCTCCCCCGATGCGGTAGCTGGCGGGGTTCTCACGGACGGCCCGGTCATTTTGGTCAATCCCAGCGGAAATAACGCTTTCGCCGCTAATGCGATTAAGGCACTTGGAGCTCAAAAAGTCACCGCCTTGGGCGGGCCGGGCGCCGTGTCCGCGGAGGTGCTTGCCGAAGTTGCCCAAGGGGCAGACACCGCCCGCTTGCAGGGTGAGAACCGCTACGCCACCTCCCTGGCTATTGCCAACTACGCTTTCCCCGGTCACAAGGGGAACTTCTACGTGGCTCGCGGTGACGTGTTGGCTGATTCTGTTTCGGGGGGAGCGCTCCAGGACGGTCCCATCATCCTGTCCTCCACCATGCCGAACCCGGGAGTGAATATCGCCGCTGGTTACGTGCAAAATAACTCGGCTTCTCCCATTTTCTTAGGTGGTAGCATCTGGAATCCGCAGGTCATGCAGATGATTGCCAGCGGCACCGGATACACTCAGCCGGCTCAACCGGCTCAGCCCGCTCAACCAGAGCAACCGCAGCAACCAAAGAATCCTGGTAATGCGGCCGGGTCCGCGGAGCAAGCTGCCGCCCAGGAGGAAGCAGATATCCATGCCGGCATTAATGCCCGGCGTGCCCAGGACGGCATCGCGCCTCTGACTCGCGACCCCGCTATGGATGCCCTCGCCCGTGCCTGGTCGCAGCATATGGCTCAAACCGGCGAATTCGAGCATTCCAATAATGCCCCGAACGGCATCCGCTCGATTCTCGGCTCGAAGTGCATGGCAGTAGGCGAAAACATTGACTGGCACATGGGCTTCTTCCCCGCTGGTCAGGGCGGCAGCAAGCACGTCACCAACTGGATTCACTCGCCCGGGCACTTCGCGAACCTGATGAACGCTGGCTTCACCACCACCGGTATCGGGGTGTGGTTCGACGGGCCGAATTCATCCTACGCGACCCAGATGTTCTGCCGGTAA